The Terriglobia bacterium genome has a window encoding:
- a CDS encoding tetratricopeptide repeat protein has protein sequence MPEDPAFICQRRRATLSLKEFLILRRDMPSRRASQSASTRTLPAIPGASMTDAKALLDQGKLAAAIERLTQDVRANPSDSRLRVFLFELLCFAGDLGRAEKQLDVIAHQNADMQIGAAVYRQILAAEKARRAVFAEDQLPGFLTAPPEHVVFHLEALKLLREGEPAKARILLEKAFQLRPALAGRMDGESFQRFEDSDPFLGPFLEVVVNGQYTWLPFEQIRRIEIAKPQLLRDLIWARARIESCGGDAGEVFLPVLYPGSSDHQDEAVRLGRTTNWIDKSEGLVRGVGQRMFLIDEQERAMLELAEIHFVHAGEGSPT, from the coding sequence TTGCCGGAGGATCCGGCGTTCATCTGCCAACGACGCAGAGCAACCTTAAGCCTCAAAGAATTTTTGATCTTGCGCCGAGATATGCCGAGCCGACGTGCCTCACAGTCGGCTAGCACAAGAACCTTGCCGGCAATCCCGGGAGCTAGCATGACAGATGCGAAAGCACTCCTCGACCAGGGAAAGCTCGCGGCTGCGATCGAGCGATTGACGCAGGATGTGCGCGCCAACCCCTCAGACTCGCGTTTACGAGTATTCCTCTTCGAGTTGCTCTGCTTCGCCGGGGATCTCGGACGAGCTGAAAAGCAGCTCGATGTCATCGCCCACCAAAATGCTGATATGCAGATCGGTGCGGCCGTCTATCGGCAGATCCTCGCTGCCGAGAAAGCGCGCCGTGCTGTGTTCGCCGAAGATCAGCTCCCCGGCTTCCTGACCGCGCCGCCCGAGCACGTGGTGTTTCACCTGGAAGCCTTGAAGCTGCTGCGAGAGGGGGAGCCGGCAAAGGCACGTATCTTGCTGGAAAAGGCTTTCCAGCTTCGGCCGGCCCTGGCCGGGCGGATGGACGGAGAGTCGTTTCAACGGTTTGAGGACTCCGATCCCTTTCTTGGTCCTTTTTTAGAAGTGGTCGTAAATGGCCAATATACCTGGCTGCCTTTCGAGCAGATCCGGCGCATCGAGATCGCCAAGCCACAACTTTTGCGTGATCTCATCTGGGCAAGAGCCCGAATCGAGAGCTGCGGGGGAGATGCGGGCGAGGTATTTTTGCCGGTCCTTTATCCTGGCTCGAGTGATCACCAGGATGAGGCTGTCAGGCTAGGCAGAACAACGAACTGGATCGACAAGAGCGAAGGATTGGTGCGAGGCGTCGGGCAGCGGATGTTCCTCATCGACGAGCAGGAGCGAGCCATGCTCGAGTTGGCCGAGATTCATTTCGTCCATGCTGGAGAGGGATCGCCGACGTAA
- the tssA gene encoding type VI secretion system protein TssA, whose protein sequence is MAYEPVINLDELLAPIPGDNPCGESLLYSGLYDQIRKARRAEADLPQGEWAHEVKTADWPRVKTLAAEALTTQTKDLQVGAWLAEALIKLHSFAGLLDSLKLMRGLLTGFWDHVYPEADDGDLEARANALAFFDNQAAFTLKESPITNSMSEPNCSYFQWEESRKYDIPEDLSQLDSEALEGANALREEAKREHKVTGEQWRSAKNDSTRVYYEGIYAQLKDCLEEFAALDRTMDERFERQTPGLGYLKKALEDVTSLVEKTVREKRMLEPDKAGPEETAADETATARDAVGPRGVEGPIRSRQDALQRLEEVVEYFRKTEPHSPVSYLVERAIRWGQMPLEVWLREVIKERQVLEQLRDTLGLGSAPDAD, encoded by the coding sequence ATGGCATACGAACCCGTGATAAATCTGGACGAACTGCTGGCGCCGATTCCGGGGGACAATCCCTGCGGCGAAAGTCTCCTGTATTCCGGCCTGTACGATCAGATTCGCAAGGCACGGCGTGCAGAGGCCGATCTTCCGCAGGGGGAGTGGGCCCATGAAGTCAAGACAGCTGACTGGCCCCGGGTCAAGACCCTTGCTGCGGAGGCGCTCACAACTCAAACCAAGGATCTGCAGGTTGGCGCATGGCTGGCTGAGGCACTGATCAAACTCCACAGCTTCGCCGGTCTTCTCGACAGTCTGAAACTCATGCGCGGGCTGTTGACAGGCTTCTGGGACCACGTCTATCCGGAAGCCGACGACGGCGACCTTGAAGCGCGAGCCAACGCTCTGGCCTTCTTCGACAACCAGGCCGCCTTCACGCTCAAAGAATCGCCCATCACCAACTCGATGTCCGAGCCAAACTGCTCTTACTTCCAGTGGGAAGAATCGCGAAAATACGACATTCCGGAAGATCTCTCACAGCTCGACTCGGAGGCACTGGAGGGAGCCAACGCGCTCAGGGAGGAAGCCAAACGGGAGCACAAGGTCACGGGCGAGCAGTGGCGGTCAGCAAAAAACGACAGTACGCGCGTCTATTATGAGGGCATTTACGCACAGCTGAAAGACTGCCTGGAGGAGTTCGCGGCCCTGGATCGGACGATGGATGAGAGGTTCGAGCGCCAGACTCCCGGCTTGGGCTATTTAAAAAAGGCGCTCGAAGACGTTACTTCGCTGGTAGAGAAAACCGTCAGGGAGAAGCGCATGCTCGAACCCGATAAAGCCGGCCCCGAGGAAACTGCTGCCGATGAGACGGCAACTGCAAGGGATGCAGTCGGGCCCAGGGGAGTCGAGGGACCCATCCGCAGCCGACAGGACGCCCTGCAGCGGTTGGAAGAAGTCGTGGAATATTTCCGAAAAACCGAGCCTCACAGCCCCGTCTCTTATCTAGTGGAGCGTGCCATCCGATGGGGGCAGATGCCGCTGGAAGTTTGGCTCCGGGAGGTCATTAAAGAACGTCAGGTGCTCGAGCAGCTTCGCGATACACTGGGACTCGGATCGGCACCGGACGCTGACTAG
- the tssB gene encoding type VI secretion system contractile sheath small subunit: MMPKESTQHRLDRVRAPRVHITYDLEVGGAIQLKELPFVVGVMGDFSGKPAEPLARLKERKFVNIDRDNFDQVLAGMKPRLAFKTDNKLADDGTQLNIELNFKSLQDFEPEQVVNQVEPLRKLLEARRRLSDLVHKVDGNEKLETILQEVISNSEVLKKVGKAAAMQAQDKVKKEGGNE, translated from the coding sequence ATTATGCCAAAGGAGAGTACACAACACAGGCTTGACCGCGTGCGGGCGCCGCGCGTGCATATCACATACGACCTTGAGGTTGGCGGCGCAATCCAGTTGAAAGAACTGCCGTTCGTCGTCGGCGTCATGGGCGATTTTTCCGGCAAGCCTGCAGAACCGCTTGCCCGCCTCAAAGAGCGGAAATTCGTCAACATCGACCGCGACAACTTTGACCAGGTGCTTGCCGGCATGAAGCCTCGCCTGGCCTTTAAGACAGATAACAAGCTGGCCGATGACGGAACGCAGCTGAACATTGAGTTGAACTTCAAAAGCCTGCAGGACTTCGAGCCGGAGCAGGTCGTCAATCAGGTGGAACCGCTGCGCAAGCTGCTTGAAGCCCGCCGCCGCCTCTCGGACCTGGTTCACAAGGTTGACGGCAACGAAAAGCTCGAAACGATCCTTCAGGAAGTCATCAGCAATTCCGAGGTGCTGAAAAAGGTGGGGAAAGCCGCAGCCATGCAGGCCCAGGACAAGGTAAAGAAGGAGGGTGGCAATGAATAA
- the tssC gene encoding type VI secretion system contractile sheath large subunit, with translation MNKDRESQAGPKQAKALELEDGGALLDKIIDSGRWKDPSSRTLARDMIGELARQVLEGEITVSKDTEAMLNSRIAQIDALISKQLNEILHAPEFQGLEASWRGLHYLVNKSETGTLLKVRVLNATKQELSKDLERAVEFDQSALFKKVYEEEYGMFGGAPFGALIGDFEFGKQPQDIALLEKISNVAAAAHAPFVAAASAELLSLESFTQLDDPRALAKIFETTEYAKWKSFRESEDSRYVGLCVPHILMRLPYGAATAPVEAFQFEEEVDGGDHSKYLWGNAGFAFATRLTDAFAKYSWCAAIRGVEGGGLVEGLPTHTFKTDEGDIALKCPTEIAITDRREKELSDLGFIPLVHCKGTDYAAFFGAQSTQKAPKYDSEAANANARLASQLQYIMAVSRFAHYLKSMMRDKIGSFMSRTECEVFLNRWINNYVTTDDSASPATKAKFPLREARIDVVEIAGKPGAYRAIAFLKPHFQLDELTVSLRLVAELPPPAGKS, from the coding sequence ATGAATAAGGACCGCGAATCACAGGCCGGGCCCAAGCAGGCTAAGGCCCTGGAACTCGAGGATGGGGGGGCGCTACTCGATAAGATCATAGATTCCGGCCGCTGGAAAGATCCTTCCAGCCGCACCTTGGCGCGTGACATGATCGGAGAATTGGCCCGCCAGGTGCTTGAAGGCGAAATCACCGTCTCCAAGGACACCGAGGCAATGCTCAATTCCCGAATTGCCCAGATCGACGCGCTGATTTCGAAGCAGCTGAACGAGATCCTGCATGCTCCGGAATTCCAAGGTCTGGAGGCTTCCTGGCGCGGGCTTCACTATCTGGTAAACAAGAGCGAGACCGGAACTCTGCTCAAGGTCCGCGTGCTGAACGCTACCAAGCAGGAGCTGAGCAAAGATTTGGAAAGAGCCGTCGAGTTCGACCAGAGCGCTCTGTTTAAAAAGGTATATGAGGAGGAATATGGCATGTTCGGCGGCGCCCCCTTCGGCGCCCTGATCGGAGATTTCGAGTTCGGCAAGCAGCCGCAGGATATCGCCTTGCTCGAGAAAATCTCGAATGTCGCCGCCGCGGCCCACGCTCCCTTCGTTGCAGCAGCCAGCGCGGAGTTGCTCAGTCTGGAGAGCTTCACCCAGCTGGACGACCCGCGCGCACTGGCCAAGATATTCGAGACTACCGAATATGCAAAGTGGAAGAGTTTCCGCGAATCTGAAGACAGCCGATATGTCGGCCTGTGCGTTCCGCATATTCTGATGCGGCTGCCCTACGGAGCAGCCACAGCGCCGGTCGAGGCATTCCAATTTGAGGAAGAAGTGGACGGCGGAGACCACTCGAAATACCTGTGGGGCAACGCCGGCTTTGCTTTCGCGACGCGCCTCACCGACGCCTTTGCGAAATACAGCTGGTGTGCGGCTATTCGTGGGGTTGAGGGGGGCGGGCTGGTCGAGGGGCTGCCCACTCACACATTCAAAACCGATGAGGGCGATATCGCGCTCAAGTGCCCGACAGAAATCGCGATCACCGACCGGCGAGAGAAGGAGCTTTCGGATCTCGGCTTCATTCCACTGGTGCACTGCAAGGGAACGGATTATGCTGCGTTCTTCGGGGCCCAATCGACCCAGAAGGCGCCGAAGTATGACAGTGAGGCCGCGAATGCCAACGCCCGTCTTGCAAGCCAGCTGCAATACATCATGGCGGTTTCCCGCTTTGCTCACTACCTCAAGTCCATGATGCGCGACAAGATCGGCAGTTTTATGTCCAGGACGGAGTGCGAGGTCTTTCTCAATCGGTGGATCAACAACTATGTGACCACGGATGACTCGGCGTCGCCCGCGACCAAAGCCAAGTTTCCGTTGCGAGAGGCCCGCATCGATGTGGTGGAAATTGCCGGCAAGCCCGGGGCATATCGAGCGATTGCATTCCTCAAACCGCACTTCCAGCTGGATGAGTTGACGGTTTCATTGCGGCTCGTGGCTGAACTGCCGCCTCCAGCCGGCAAGTCGTGA
- the tssE gene encoding type VI secretion system baseplate subunit TssE yields MSRFETDSRIALSVLDRLIDCEPGNLNEAPASRAESLRQLKESVRRDLEWLLNTRRPIHEISAELKETLRSLAVYGVSDFSTLSARNLADQERMCRVVQDAIRTFEPRLRDVTVTAEPGREFEHMLHFRIRAYLEVEPAPEQVNFDTSLQIFSTEFKVQGD; encoded by the coding sequence ATGTCACGGTTTGAAACCGATTCCCGCATTGCGCTTTCGGTGCTGGATCGTCTTATCGACTGCGAGCCTGGAAATTTGAATGAGGCGCCTGCCTCGCGGGCCGAGAGCCTGCGTCAGCTGAAGGAATCGGTCAGGCGTGACCTCGAATGGCTGCTGAATACACGCAGGCCGATCCACGAAATATCCGCCGAATTGAAGGAGACGCTGAGATCCCTCGCTGTCTACGGAGTCTCCGACTTCAGCACCTTGAGCGCTAGAAATCTCGCAGACCAGGAGCGCATGTGTCGTGTGGTCCAGGATGCCATTAGGACCTTCGAACCACGCTTGCGGGATGTTACCGTCACCGCTGAACCGGGACGCGAATTTGAGCACATGCTGCACTTCCGCATCCGTGCATATCTTGAAGTCGAACCGGCGCCGGAGCAGGTGAATTTTGACACCTCACTGCAAATATTCAGCACCGAGTTCAAGGTCCAGGGAGACTGA
- the tssF gene encoding type VI secretion system baseplate subunit TssF, with protein MKEELLAYYERELTFLRQSGAEFAAKYPKIASRLLLEADKCEDPHVERLIEAFAFLAGRIQCKLDDELPEITESLLGMLYPHYLAPIPSMSIVQFVLDPEQAKLQTGQQIPRGSMLYSRPVAGAPCRFQTCYPVHIWPIEVVSAGFEPPERTEVQGHSAYAMLRMELRMLDGLPLSELREKTSEGEYRIIDRLRFCLQGEGRLVYGLYELLFNNVLQVEFRAGKSAKGPAPVIHQPDCLRPVGFGRDEGMIPYTDRSFLGYRLLTEYFSFPDKFLFFDLAGIDRAACAGFSDQLEVRIYFNRSLDLETAVNAQTFRLNCTPIVNLFRQVAEPIQLSGTKTEYRIVPDVRQQMATEVYSVDAVRNAAPQLERPIVYRPLFSYKHAVDRERQRVYWHASRRQSGRSDDMGTEVYLSLIDLDFNPSVPNAEILTIETTCTNRDLPGQLPFGSPNGDFHLEGAGIYTAIRCLKKPTPTLRSPLRRGTQWRLISHLALNYLSLAEQEGSHGPEALQEILKLYDFADSSATRRQIEGITQVKARRVFRSIGSALAVSVVRGIEVSLELDEQQYVGAGVFLFASVLERFLALYASINSFSQLVISTRQREGILKRWPPRAGEQIVL; from the coding sequence ATGAAGGAGGAACTGTTAGCCTATTACGAGCGGGAACTCACGTTCCTGCGCCAGAGCGGAGCGGAGTTTGCCGCGAAATATCCCAAGATCGCCAGCCGTTTGCTGCTGGAGGCGGACAAGTGTGAGGATCCGCACGTCGAGCGGCTGATTGAAGCCTTTGCTTTTCTCGCCGGCCGGATTCAATGCAAGCTCGACGATGAATTGCCTGAAATTACCGAATCGCTGCTGGGGATGCTCTATCCTCATTACCTGGCGCCGATTCCATCCATGTCGATCGTGCAATTCGTTCTCGATCCGGAACAGGCCAAGCTCCAGACGGGGCAACAGATTCCGCGGGGGTCAATGCTCTACTCCAGGCCTGTGGCCGGAGCCCCTTGCCGGTTTCAGACGTGCTACCCCGTGCACATCTGGCCCATCGAAGTAGTATCCGCCGGCTTCGAGCCTCCTGAGCGCACCGAAGTGCAGGGACACTCCGCGTATGCGATGCTCCGGATGGAATTGAGGATGCTTGATGGATTGCCGCTTTCCGAACTGCGCGAGAAAACCAGCGAAGGCGAGTACCGCATCATCGATCGGTTGCGCTTTTGTTTGCAAGGCGAGGGACGGCTTGTCTACGGGCTGTATGAGCTGCTGTTCAACAATGTTCTTCAGGTCGAATTTCGGGCGGGCAAGTCGGCTAAGGGGCCTGCTCCAGTCATTCATCAGCCGGATTGCCTGCGTCCCGTAGGGTTCGGCCGCGATGAGGGCATGATTCCCTACACGGACCGTTCCTTCCTTGGCTACCGGCTGCTGACGGAGTATTTCTCGTTCCCCGACAAGTTTCTCTTCTTCGATCTCGCCGGGATCGATCGGGCAGCATGTGCGGGTTTCAGCGACCAGTTGGAGGTGAGAATCTACTTCAACCGCTCCCTCGACCTGGAAACGGCGGTGAACGCGCAGACATTCCGCCTCAATTGCACTCCGATAGTCAATCTATTCCGGCAGGTGGCGGAGCCGATTCAGTTATCCGGCACCAAAACCGAGTATCGCATTGTCCCGGACGTGCGCCAGCAAATGGCTACGGAAGTGTATTCGGTCGACGCCGTCCGCAACGCCGCCCCCCAGCTCGAGAGACCCATCGTCTACCGGCCCCTTTTTTCCTACAAACACGCGGTGGATCGTGAGCGCCAGCGCGTTTACTGGCACGCGAGTCGCCGGCAGTCCGGAAGATCGGATGATATGGGAACCGAGGTCTACCTCAGCCTGATTGATCTCGATTTCAATCCGTCGGTGCCCAATGCCGAGATTCTCACGATCGAAACGACCTGCACGAATCGCGATCTCCCCGGCCAGTTGCCTTTCGGCAGCCCTAACGGTGATTTTCATCTGGAAGGGGCCGGCATCTACACTGCCATCCGGTGCCTCAAGAAGCCGACTCCGACGCTGCGTTCGCCGCTCCGGCGCGGCACGCAGTGGCGCTTGATCTCGCACCTGGCACTGAACTACCTCTCCCTGGCCGAGCAGGAGGGGAGCCACGGGCCGGAGGCGCTCCAGGAGATCTTGAAACTCTATGACTTTGCCGATTCTTCAGCAACACGGCGGCAGATCGAGGGCATCACTCAGGTCAAGGCGCGTCGCGTCTTCCGCTCGATCGGATCGGCGCTGGCTGTGAGCGTGGTTCGCGGCATAGAAGTTTCCCTGGAGCTCGACGAACAGCAGTACGTCGGTGCGGGCGTGTTCCTCTTCGCTTCGGTGCTTGAGCGATTCCTGGCGCTGTATGCCTCGATCAACTCATTCAGCCAGCTGGTCATATCGACACGGCAGCGCGAAGGGATCCTGAAACGCTGGCCTCCTCGCGCCGGGGAACAAATCGTATTATGA
- the tssG gene encoding type VI secretion system baseplate subunit TssG has translation MKHPIFEHGHSFEFLQAVRVLERLFPDREPVGHAGPPSREVARFGARLTLSFPASEIQSVAADESGERPPGVIVNFMGLTGPVGVLPHCYTELLLERMLRKDYTLRDFFDLFNHRAISLFYRACAKYRFLIGYERHPEGGISQYLSDLIGMGTPALKGRLRIKDEALFFYAGLFNQRPRSACGLEGILRDYFEVPVEIRLFVGRWVRLEPDNLSRLGTQNSTLGVNLIVGERIWDRQSKFRVRLGPLSLADIRSFLPGGPAYEELMRLIRLYSGMEYDFDVSLVPRAEEVPSCRLMSGSETGARLGWSSWLKLRDVRTNADDIVLACDN, from the coding sequence ATGAAACACCCAATCTTTGAACACGGGCACAGCTTCGAGTTCCTGCAGGCGGTTCGCGTGCTCGAGCGTCTCTTTCCTGACCGGGAGCCCGTCGGCCACGCCGGCCCCCCATCTCGCGAGGTCGCCCGCTTTGGCGCCCGGTTAACCCTCTCGTTTCCGGCAAGCGAGATCCAGAGCGTGGCCGCGGACGAGAGTGGGGAAAGGCCACCCGGCGTGATAGTAAACTTCATGGGACTCACCGGCCCGGTCGGTGTGCTGCCCCATTGTTACACAGAATTGCTCCTCGAACGGATGCTCCGGAAAGATTACACGCTGCGCGATTTTTTCGACCTCTTCAACCATCGAGCGATCTCCCTCTTTTACCGCGCCTGTGCCAAGTACCGTTTTCTGATTGGCTATGAACGGCACCCCGAGGGAGGCATCTCGCAATATTTGAGTGACCTGATCGGAATGGGTACGCCGGCCCTGAAGGGCCGGCTTCGAATCAAGGATGAAGCCCTTTTTTTCTATGCAGGGCTGTTCAACCAGCGTCCTCGCTCGGCCTGCGGGCTGGAGGGAATACTGCGCGACTACTTCGAGGTGCCCGTTGAGATCCGGCTGTTTGTGGGACGGTGGGTTCGGCTGGAACCCGATAACCTGTCTCGCCTGGGCACCCAGAACAGCACACTGGGAGTCAATCTGATCGTGGGAGAGCGCATCTGGGACCGGCAGTCGAAATTTCGGGTCAGGTTAGGCCCGCTATCGCTCGCGGATATTCGCAGTTTTCTCCCCGGCGGCCCAGCGTACGAAGAGCTCATGCGGTTAATCCGTCTATATTCCGGCATGGAGTACGACTTTGATGTGAGTCTGGTTCCACGGGCGGAGGAAGTCCCGTCATGCCGGCTGATGTCGGGGAGTGAAACGGGAGCTCGTCTCGGCTGGTCGTCATGGCTCAAGCTGCGCGATGTCAGAACAAATGCAGACGATATTGTCCTTGCGTGCGACAACTGA
- the tssH gene encoding type VI secretion system ATPase TssH, with product MFSNLKSLIAKLDRTCRSALEAAAGLCLSRTHYDVELEHLLIKLVEAPDTDLARILRHFEVDTSRLMRDLSRALDRLKTGNARTPALSPRLPRLFEEAWSLATIDYGVRVLRSGHLLLSLLADPDTARLARDLSPEFNKISAETLQKDLMNITAGSSEDKESDVTGGPTEAGMPVGAGPGSKTPALDQYTVNLTERARKGEIDPVLCRDFEIRQVVDILTRRRQNNPILTGEAGVGKTAVVEGFALRIVAGDVPPPLRNVSLRTLDLGLLQAGAGVKGEFENRLKSVIAEVKSSALPVILFIDEAHTMIGAGGQAGQSDAANLLKPALARGELRTIAATTWAEYKKYFEKDPALARRFQVVKVEEPTEEQAIIMMRGLTEALEAHHKVRVLDEAVEAAVRLSHRYISGRQLPDKCVSVLDTACARLALSQSAIPPQVEDCQRRISQLAVEVQALKREETAGADHAARVAVLVEASAAAESEYARLQQRWNKERTLVARLREIREQLETRTRKSDGGDESKLLPEDVEKLRAELNLLNADLAGVQGESPLMQVCVDSQTVAQVISGWTGIPVGKMMSDEIRTVLSLHQRLAERVIGQEHALFAISQRIQTARANLVDPRRPIGVFLLVGPSGVGKTETGLALADALYGGERNMVTINMSEYQEAHTVSSLKGSPPGYVGYGEGGVLTEAVRRKPYCVVLLDEVEKAHPDVMELFFQVFDKGILEDGEGREIDFKNTVILLTSNAGTDTIMKLCADPETRPEPLALAEALRADLLKFFKPAFLGRLIVVPYYPIADETMRLIIRLQLGRIQKRMAANHRAEFAYDDALVSAIAGRCHEVESGARNVDHIVTRTLLPEISQEILGRMAQGQQISRVHVSVDDCGGFKYRIETDGPQCAFSVA from the coding sequence GTGTTTTCCAATTTGAAATCACTGATCGCCAAACTGGACCGGACCTGCCGTAGTGCCCTGGAGGCGGCGGCCGGTCTTTGCCTGTCACGAACGCACTATGACGTCGAGCTCGAGCACCTGCTGATCAAGCTCGTCGAGGCTCCGGACACCGATTTGGCGCGCATCTTGCGCCACTTTGAAGTGGACACTTCGCGCCTGATGCGAGACCTGTCGCGCGCCCTGGACCGGCTCAAGACCGGAAACGCGCGCACGCCTGCGCTCTCGCCCCGCCTGCCGCGACTTTTTGAAGAGGCGTGGTCACTCGCCACCATTGACTATGGAGTCCGAGTGTTACGCTCGGGCCACCTGTTGCTGTCACTCCTCGCCGACCCGGATACTGCACGGCTGGCGCGTGACCTGTCGCCGGAATTCAACAAGATCTCGGCCGAGACTCTGCAGAAGGACCTGATGAACATCACGGCCGGCTCCTCCGAGGATAAGGAGAGCGATGTGACGGGAGGACCGACAGAGGCCGGAATGCCTGTGGGTGCCGGTCCCGGCTCCAAAACGCCGGCACTGGACCAATACACCGTCAACCTCACCGAACGTGCCCGGAAGGGCGAGATCGATCCCGTGTTGTGCCGCGATTTTGAGATCCGGCAGGTGGTCGACATTCTGACCAGGCGACGGCAGAACAATCCTATCCTGACCGGCGAGGCGGGAGTGGGCAAGACTGCCGTAGTGGAGGGCTTCGCGCTGCGCATCGTCGCCGGCGATGTGCCGCCGCCGCTACGCAACGTGTCGCTGCGTACGCTCGATCTGGGATTGCTGCAGGCGGGTGCGGGCGTCAAGGGGGAGTTCGAGAACCGTCTCAAGTCGGTGATCGCCGAGGTCAAATCCTCGGCGCTACCGGTCATCCTTTTCATAGACGAGGCTCACACCATGATCGGGGCCGGCGGACAGGCAGGACAAAGCGACGCCGCCAATCTGCTCAAGCCTGCCCTGGCTCGCGGTGAGCTGCGCACGATAGCAGCGACCACATGGGCCGAGTACAAGAAATATTTTGAGAAGGACCCGGCCCTCGCGCGACGCTTCCAGGTGGTCAAGGTTGAAGAGCCCACGGAGGAGCAGGCAATCATCATGATGCGCGGGCTGACGGAAGCGTTGGAGGCACATCACAAAGTGCGGGTCCTGGACGAGGCGGTGGAGGCGGCGGTCCGCCTGTCGCACCGCTACATCTCCGGCCGGCAGCTTCCCGACAAGTGTGTCAGCGTGCTGGATACCGCATGCGCTCGTCTGGCGCTCAGCCAGTCCGCGATCCCGCCACAGGTCGAAGATTGCCAGCGGCGGATTTCGCAGCTCGCAGTCGAAGTCCAGGCTTTGAAGCGCGAGGAAACCGCCGGTGCGGATCACGCCGCGCGCGTTGCCGTTCTCGTGGAGGCGAGCGCTGCCGCCGAATCGGAGTACGCGCGGCTGCAGCAACGCTGGAATAAAGAGCGTACGCTCGTGGCCCGGCTGCGCGAAATCCGGGAGCAGCTCGAAACTCGTACGAGGAAGTCCGACGGCGGAGACGAAAGCAAACTACTCCCGGAAGATGTCGAAAAACTGCGCGCCGAGCTGAATCTCCTCAATGCCGACCTGGCCGGAGTGCAGGGAGAGAGCCCACTGATGCAGGTCTGCGTGGACTCCCAGACGGTGGCGCAGGTGATATCAGGTTGGACGGGCATTCCGGTGGGCAAGATGATGAGCGATGAGATCCGTACCGTGCTTTCGCTGCATCAGCGCCTGGCCGAGCGCGTCATCGGCCAGGAACATGCGCTCTTTGCCATCAGCCAGCGCATTCAAACGGCCCGCGCCAACCTCGTCGATCCCCGCCGTCCCATCGGCGTCTTCCTTCTCGTCGGGCCCAGCGGTGTGGGCAAGACCGAGACGGGGCTGGCCCTGGCGGATGCCCTCTACGGAGGCGAGCGTAACATGGTTACGATCAATATGTCCGAGTATCAGGAAGCTCATACCGTCTCCAGCTTGAAAGGCTCGCCGCCGGGTTACGTGGGTTACGGGGAAGGTGGTGTGCTGACCGAGGCGGTGCGCCGCAAGCCGTATTGCGTTGTCCTGCTCGACGAGGTCGAAAAGGCGCATCCGGATGTCATGGAGCTCTTCTTCCAGGTCTTTGACAAGGGCATTCTCGAAGACGGCGAAGGCCGGGAAATCGATTTCAAGAACACCGTCATCCTGCTTACCTCAAACGCGGGCACGGACACCATCATGAAGCTGTGCGCAGATCCGGAGACGCGTCCCGAGCCGCTGGCGCTTGCCGAGGCCTTGCGGGCCGACTTGCTCAAGTTCTTCAAGCCTGCGTTCCTGGGCCGCCTGATCGTGGTGCCGTATTATCCCATTGCCGATGAAACCATGCGCCTGATCATCAGGCTGCAGCTGGGACGCATCCAGAAGCGCATGGCGGCAAACCATCGTGCCGAGTTCGCTTACGACGACGCCCTGGTCTCTGCCATCGCCGGCCGCTGCCACGAGGTCGAAAGCGGAGCGCGCAACGTGGATCACATCGTGACGCGCACGTTGCTGCCCGAGATTTCCCAGGAAATTCTCGGCAGGATGGCCCAGGGCCAGCAAATCAGCCGGGTGCACGTCTCGGTCGACGACTGCGGCGGCTTCAAATACCGGATCGAGACGGATGGCCCTCAATGTGCTTTTTCCGTTGCATGA